From the genome of Rhizobium oryzihabitans:
GTTGCCGGAAATGACATTGGCGTAGAGCGGGCCGATGAAAGGCACTTCGCGCATCGCATCCGCACCGGGCAGGATGATCGGCGCAAAGCGGCCTTCGGACGGCAATTGCGGCGTGCGGCCGCCCTGCCCGAACCATGCCTGCCCAAGAACCACCGTCAGACCGGCGGCGATGAAGTTGAGCGCCACGCCCGACACGATCTGGTTGCCACGATTGGTGATGACGGCAAAACCGTGGATCAGCGAAAACAGGATGGAAACGGTAATGCCCGCCAGCAGACCCGCCCATGGATCTGCCGTGAGATAGGCGACGCAGGCGGATGCGAAGGCCGCCGCCAGCATCTTGCCTTCAAGACCGATATCGAACACGCCCGCGCGTTCGGAAAAAAGCCCGGCAAGAGCCGTGAACAGAAGCGGGATGGTCAGGCGGACGGTCGAGCCGAGGATGCTGACCAGCATATCGAAAAAATCCATATCAGCTCACCCCTTTGCCAAACGCTGGTAGATGCGGACGACCGCCGGCCGATACATATATTCGAGAGCACCGGCGAACAGGATCACCAGACCCTGGATCACCACGATCATCTCGCGGGTAATGTTCGGCATCTCAAAGGAAAGGTCAGCGCCGCCCTGATAAAGAATGCCGAACAGCAACGCCGAGAAGATGATGCCGAGCGGGTGGCTTCGCCCCATCAGCGACACGGCGATGCCGACGAAGCCCGCACCACCGACGAATTCCACCTGCAGGCGGGCGGAAGCACCCATGACCGGGTTCAGCGCCATCATGCCCGCCAGACCGCCGGAAATGAGCATGGCGATGATGACGGTGCGCGCATAGGGAATGCCGGCATAAACGGCTGCCGATGGGCTGACGCCGAGCGTGCGCATCTCGTAACCGAGCTTGGTGCGCCAGATCAGCACCCAGACGAGAAAACACATGACCAGCGCGATGAGGAAGGACACGTTGAACGGTGCCGGCCCGAGCTTGAGGCCGAACAGCGCCATCAGCCAGTCCAGCTTCGGCAATTGCCCACCTGACAGAAAGGTGCGCGTTTCCGGCGCCATCTTGCCGGGCACGATCAATACATTCACCAGCAGATAGACCATCAAGGCCGCTGCAATGAAGTTGAACATGATGGTGGTGATGACGACGTGGCTGCCGCGCTTGGCCTGCAGCCAGGCTGGAATGAAGGCCCAGGCCGCGCCGAAAAGCGCGGCACCGATGACGGCGAAAGGCATCGTCACATACCATGGCACGTAACGGTCGAGCGCCAGCGCCACCAGCGCGGCACCCAGACCGCCAATATAGGCCTGACCTTCGGAGCCGATGTTGAACAGGCCGGCATGAAAGGCGACTGCGACGGAAAGGCCGGTGAAGATGAAGCTCGTCGTGTAAAACAGCGTGAAGCCGATGGCGTCACCACGGCCGAGCGCGCCTTCAATGAGCAGACGAAGTGCTGCCAGCGGGTTTTCACCGATGGACCAGACGACGAGGCCGGAAATCAGAAAGGCGGTGACGACGTTCAGCAACGGCAACAGGCCGTAGCTGATCCAGTTTGGTAGGGGTACGGAAGCGGTACTCATTCATGCCTCATGCGGCGATGCCGGCCATCATCAGGCCCAGCGTCTGTTCTTCGGCTTCCGCCGTTTTCTCTCCAACGACACGCCCGGCGAACATGACCATGATCCGGTCCGAAAGGGAACGGATTTCATCGAGCTCGACC
Proteins encoded in this window:
- a CDS encoding ABC transporter permease → MSTASVPLPNWISYGLLPLLNVVTAFLISGLVVWSIGENPLAALRLLIEGALGRGDAIGFTLFYTTSFIFTGLSVAVAFHAGLFNIGSEGQAYIGGLGAALVALALDRYVPWYVTMPFAVIGAALFGAAWAFIPAWLQAKRGSHVVITTIMFNFIAAALMVYLLVNVLIVPGKMAPETRTFLSGGQLPKLDWLMALFGLKLGPAPFNVSFLIALVMCFLVWVLIWRTKLGYEMRTLGVSPSAAVYAGIPYARTVIIAMLISGGLAGMMALNPVMGASARLQVEFVGGAGFVGIAVSLMGRSHPLGIIFSALLFGILYQGGADLSFEMPNITREMIVVIQGLVILFAGALEYMYRPAVVRIYQRLAKG